A genomic segment from Maniola hyperantus chromosome 4, iAphHyp1.2, whole genome shotgun sequence encodes:
- the LOC117997250 gene encoding prostatic acid phosphatase-like isoform X1: MKMEYENDDTWRRSHSPKAVATCHTIPKRSTTTAVVVLGLAVLSCLLGYCVLSETLPYESKTLRMVIIFFRHGARAPMSSYKSDPFKNYQWPDGLSGLTNAGKLQMYELGKKFRSYYANFIPEEYYEKDVYIRSSDASRCMMSAYTFLAGLYPPSERQMWHPEIPWQPIPVHSLPRNMDNIVAATKPCKVSKAMYNEVLAEKNADPKFMDLFDYLSKHTNQSMRSVLEVDFLYSTFASQQEAGLKLPEWTKNVFPHKMRVPFMLSLALLSYNETIQRFHTGPLLNEIKQRLLDGVNHSNDRSLYIYSGHDVNVVSLWRALGFRELLEPEYGASIGVELHEEVEQDSFFIRLFYRNNTKVEVATELKLPYCDDPCTYNKFVEHLDTLTPKDWEAECQNTSQ; this comes from the exons ATGAAAATGGAATATGAAAATGATGACACTTGGCGAAG gtcACACTCTCCCAAGGCCGTAGCAACATGTCACACAATTCCGAAAAGATCAACGACCACAGCGGTTGTGGTGCTAGGCCTGGCAGTACTCAGTTGCTTGCTTGGGTATTGTGTGCTGAGCGAAACTCTACCTTATGAGTCCAAAACATTACGGATGGTTATTATT TTCTTCCGCCATGGAGCTCGGGCCCCAATGAGCTCTTACAAAAGTGATCCCTTTAAAAACTACCAGTGGCCTGATGGACTTAGTGGCCTGACAAAT GCAGGAAAGCTTCAAATGTACGAACTAGGCAAGAAGTTCCGCAGTTACTACGCAAACTTCATACCAGAGGAATATTACGAGAAGGATGTGTACATTCGCAGCAGCGATGCCTCTAGATGCATGATGAGTGCTTACACGTTCCTTGCAGGGCTGTACCCGCCCTCGGAGAGACAAATGTGGCACCCAGAGATACCCTGGCAGCCCATACCCGTGCATTCTTTGCCTAGAAATATGGATAAT ATAGTGGCAGCAACTAAACCATGTAAAGTTTCAAAGGCGATGTACAATGAGGTGTTAGCTGAGAAAAATGctgaccctaaattcatggATCTCTTTGACTATTTGAGCAAACACACAAATCAGAGTATGCGGAGTGTACTGGAAGTGGATTTCCTTTATAGCACATTTGCATCGCAACAGGAGGCTGGGTTGAAGTTGCCCGAGTGGACGAAGAATGTGTTTCCGCATAAAATGAGAGTGCCATTCATGTTGAGTCTAGCTCTACTGTCTTATAATGAAACTATACAGAGGTTTCATACGG GTCCACTCCTGAATGAAATAAAGCAGCGGTTATTAGACGGAGTGAATCACTCCAATGACCGCTCCCTGTATATCTACTCGGGGCACGACGTGAACGTGGTGTCTCTGTGGCGCGCGCTCGGCTTCCGCGAGCTGCTGGAGCCGGAATACGGCGCCAGCATCGGCGTCGAGTTGCACGAGGAAGTCGAACAGGACAGCTTTTTTATCAGA TTATTTTATAGAAACAACACCAAAGTGGAAGTAGCTACAGAATTGAAGCTGCCTTACTGTGACGATCCCTGCACGTACAATAAGTTTGTGGAGCATCTCGACACTCTAACACCAAAAGATTGGGAAGCTGAATGCCAAAATACGAGTCAATAA
- the LOC117997250 gene encoding testicular acid phosphatase homolog isoform X2 yields the protein MVIIFFRHGARAPMSSYKSDPFKNYQWPDGLSGLTNAGKLQMYELGKKFRSYYANFIPEEYYEKDVYIRSSDASRCMMSAYTFLAGLYPPSERQMWHPEIPWQPIPVHSLPRNMDNIVAATKPCKVSKAMYNEVLAEKNADPKFMDLFDYLSKHTNQSMRSVLEVDFLYSTFASQQEAGLKLPEWTKNVFPHKMRVPFMLSLALLSYNETIQRFHTGPLLNEIKQRLLDGVNHSNDRSLYIYSGHDVNVVSLWRALGFRELLEPEYGASIGVELHEEVEQDSFFIRLFYRNNTKVEVATELKLPYCDDPCTYNKFVEHLDTLTPKDWEAECQNTSQ from the exons ATGGTTATTATT TTCTTCCGCCATGGAGCTCGGGCCCCAATGAGCTCTTACAAAAGTGATCCCTTTAAAAACTACCAGTGGCCTGATGGACTTAGTGGCCTGACAAAT GCAGGAAAGCTTCAAATGTACGAACTAGGCAAGAAGTTCCGCAGTTACTACGCAAACTTCATACCAGAGGAATATTACGAGAAGGATGTGTACATTCGCAGCAGCGATGCCTCTAGATGCATGATGAGTGCTTACACGTTCCTTGCAGGGCTGTACCCGCCCTCGGAGAGACAAATGTGGCACCCAGAGATACCCTGGCAGCCCATACCCGTGCATTCTTTGCCTAGAAATATGGATAAT ATAGTGGCAGCAACTAAACCATGTAAAGTTTCAAAGGCGATGTACAATGAGGTGTTAGCTGAGAAAAATGctgaccctaaattcatggATCTCTTTGACTATTTGAGCAAACACACAAATCAGAGTATGCGGAGTGTACTGGAAGTGGATTTCCTTTATAGCACATTTGCATCGCAACAGGAGGCTGGGTTGAAGTTGCCCGAGTGGACGAAGAATGTGTTTCCGCATAAAATGAGAGTGCCATTCATGTTGAGTCTAGCTCTACTGTCTTATAATGAAACTATACAGAGGTTTCATACGG GTCCACTCCTGAATGAAATAAAGCAGCGGTTATTAGACGGAGTGAATCACTCCAATGACCGCTCCCTGTATATCTACTCGGGGCACGACGTGAACGTGGTGTCTCTGTGGCGCGCGCTCGGCTTCCGCGAGCTGCTGGAGCCGGAATACGGCGCCAGCATCGGCGTCGAGTTGCACGAGGAAGTCGAACAGGACAGCTTTTTTATCAGA TTATTTTATAGAAACAACACCAAAGTGGAAGTAGCTACAGAATTGAAGCTGCCTTACTGTGACGATCCCTGCACGTACAATAAGTTTGTGGAGCATCTCGACACTCTAACACCAAAAGATTGGGAAGCTGAATGCCAAAATACGAGTCAATAA